Proteins from a genomic interval of Coregonus clupeaformis isolate EN_2021a chromosome 4, ASM2061545v1, whole genome shotgun sequence:
- the LOC121548871 gene encoding fibroblast growth factor 4B-like, with protein MAIVQRFFIGMCNEASTHWTLTAIVLLGSLLGIVSSYPIPSRTNVTLLEQRWETLFSRSVLGISGAKSDMNWESDYLLGIKRVRRLYCNVGIGFHLQILPDGRINGGHNENQYSLIEISTVERGVISMYGVRSELFVAMNSRGRLYGTKFFRDECKFKETLLPNNYNAYESSVYKGSYIALSKHGRAKRGNKATTAMTVTHFLPRLL; from the exons ATGGCCATTGTGCAAAGGTTCTTCATCGGTATGTGCAACGAAGCCAGCACGCACTGGACGTTGACTGCAATTGTTCTCTTGGGGTCTCTATTGGGGATTGTGTCATCATATCCGATTCCAAGCAGGACTAATGTAACTTTATTGGAGCAAAGGTGGGAGACCCTCTTTTCCCGCTCCGTTCTGGGCATCTCTGGTGCGAAATCGGACATGAACTGGGAGAGTGACTATTTGCTGGGCATCAAGAGAGTGCGGCGACTTTACTGCAACGTGGGCATTGGATTTCACCTGCAGATCCTCCCTGACGGCAGGATAAACGGTGGACATAATGAGAACCAGTACA GTCTAATAGAGATCTCTACCGTGGAGAGAGGAGTGATAAGTATGTATGGAGTGAGAAGTGAGCTGTTTGTCGCAATGAACAGCAGAGGAAGATTGTATGGAACG AAATTCTTCCGGGACGAGTGCAAGTTCAAGGAGACCTTGCTGCCAAACAACTACAATGCCTACGAGTCTTCGGTTTACAAGGGCTCCTACATTGCCCTCAGCAAACATGGCCGCGCAAAGAGAGGCAACAAGGCCACCACCGCCATGACTGTCACACACTTCCTCCCCCGATTATTATGA
- the LOC121555274 gene encoding fibroblast growth factor 23-like yields MKITKKSRMRDAVLVLLLAVLQGFRLVDALPNPSPLLGSNWGNPRRYVHLQTSSDVNNFYLEIRLNGHVRKTTLRSSYSVILLKAETRERVAILGVKSNRYLCMDALGNPFSSTVCHKEDCLFNHKLLENHRDVYYSCRTGILLNLEGAKQVYTVGQNLPHTSLFLSEKNTVPLERLLHREKRNRVVDPSDPYNMLGQTEEDEDSRAMPELDDTLETNQEAELPEGRNISRETPQSLSDDPWNVHSLNPPPSPRIMNAMVG; encoded by the exons ATGAAAATAACCAAGAAATCTAGGATGAGGGACGCCGTCCTTGTGCTTCTACTGGCTGTTCTTCAGGGATTTCGACTTGTGGATGCTCTTCCAAACCCATCACCTCTCCTGGGATCCAACTGGGGGAATCCGAGAAGATACGTACACCTGCAGACGTCTTCAGACGTGAACAATTTCTACCTTGAGATCCGTTTAAATGGCCACGTGCGCAAAACCACACTTCGAAGCTCATACA GTGTGATTTTATTGAAGGCGGAAACAAGAGAGCGCGTGGCGATACTTGGAGTCAAAAGTAACCGCTACCTGTGCATGGATGCCCTGGGAAACCCTTTCAGCTCT ACCGTTTGCCACAAGGAAGACTGTCTTTTTAACCACAAGCTATTGGAAAACCACCGCGACGTGTACTACTCTTGTAGAACTGGTATTCTGCTCAACTTGGAAGGGGCAAAGCAAGTGTACACTGTGGGTCAGAATCTTCCACATACCTCCCTCTTCCTATCAGAGAAGAACACGGTGCCCCTGGAGCGCCTCTTGCACCGGGAGAAGAGAAACCGGGTGGTTGACCCTTCTGATCCGTACAACATGCTGGGTCAGACGGAGGAGGATGAGGACTCCCGGGCTATGCCGGAGCTGGATGACACCTTGGAGACAaaccaggaggctgaactccccgAGGGCCGCAACATCTCCAGGGAGACCCCCCAGTCCCTCTCCGACGACCCGTGGAACGTGCATTCCCTAAACCCCCCTCCCAGCCCCCGTATCATGAATGCAATGGTGGGATAA